In Symmachiella dynata, the following are encoded in one genomic region:
- a CDS encoding transporter: MSSRCLTSLRIWQLTVAVCVCATTGDALLAAGYPQVRGQRPGTLAAHFQTRPDSPFAAVQANYQAGGYPCVPQASCAPSTPYTAPETPPQPLSNTAPPAAPQYNFSNAPSGLVPSARTVAANGGYIDPAIVETQLRFRYDSAYGFNRADRAEYFYSTWTVFGGKTPPRDMGPNDNIDAQFFKLYYEQLVMDDLSLFIEAPIILNNPSGVPGPGPNTSGFGDLNAGFKWALYETDTTILTFQLKNYIAVGDPDKWLTAGHASIEPGLLFLTQPADRWTIEAELKDWIPIQGGVNPRNGRDFAGNVLSYGIGAAYAVVDNSSLSVAPVAEFVGWSVLDGQKTDYASSGRLIGPVDASGDTIVNGKFGVRIGFGKDTCDPTKQRDSIYIGYGRALTGERWYQDILRAEYRMFF, from the coding sequence ATGAGTTCGCGCTGTTTGACTTCGTTGCGAATTTGGCAATTGACCGTCGCGGTTTGCGTCTGTGCGACGACCGGCGATGCGTTGTTGGCCGCGGGTTATCCTCAGGTGCGCGGGCAGCGACCGGGCACCTTGGCGGCGCATTTTCAGACGCGGCCCGACAGCCCGTTTGCTGCTGTGCAAGCCAACTATCAAGCCGGCGGTTACCCCTGTGTGCCTCAAGCTTCGTGCGCGCCGAGCACTCCTTACACCGCTCCCGAAACGCCGCCGCAACCGCTGAGCAACACCGCTCCGCCGGCAGCGCCGCAATACAACTTCAGCAACGCGCCGAGCGGATTGGTTCCCAGCGCGCGGACCGTGGCTGCCAACGGTGGATACATCGATCCGGCGATCGTGGAGACACAACTTCGCTTCCGTTACGACTCGGCTTACGGCTTCAACCGCGCCGACCGCGCCGAATATTTTTATAGCACCTGGACGGTCTTTGGCGGAAAAACACCTCCCCGCGACATGGGACCGAACGACAACATCGATGCCCAGTTTTTCAAACTGTATTACGAACAACTTGTGATGGATGATCTGTCGTTGTTCATCGAAGCGCCGATCATTTTGAATAACCCTTCGGGCGTGCCCGGTCCCGGTCCCAACACCAGCGGCTTCGGCGACCTCAACGCCGGTTTCAAATGGGCGTTGTATGAAACCGACACCACGATTTTGACGTTCCAATTGAAAAACTACATCGCCGTCGGCGACCCCGACAAATGGCTCACCGCCGGCCACGCCAGCATCGAACCAGGCTTGTTGTTTTTGACGCAACCGGCTGACCGCTGGACGATTGAAGCGGAGCTCAAAGATTGGATTCCGATTCAAGGTGGAGTCAATCCGCGAAACGGCCGCGACTTTGCCGGCAACGTGCTCAGCTACGGCATCGGTGCTGCATACGCGGTCGTGGACAACTCCAGTTTGAGCGTCGCCCCGGTGGCCGAGTTCGTCGGTTGGTCGGTATTGGATGGACAAAAAACGGACTACGCGTCCTCGGGACGCCTCATCGGCCCGGTCGATGCCAGCGGCGACACAATCGTCAACGGCAAGTTCGGCGTCCGCATCGGTTTTGGCAAAGACACATGTGATCCGACGAAGCAACGCGACTCCATCTACATCGGCTACGGCCGCGCCCTGACCGGCGAACGCTGGTACCAAGACATCCTGCGAGCGGAATACCGCATGTTCTTTTAA
- a CDS encoding DNA-3-methyladenine glycosylase I — translation MPQRCQWAGEDPLMVAYHDEEWGVPLRDDRRLFELLILEGAQAGLSWRTILHKRENYRRLFDGFDPVKIARYRDAKVKKLLADAGIVRNRLKVAATIQNAKSLLELQKSGTSFSEFLWQFVDDQPIHNHWKSLSDLPAKTDVSDAMSKELKVRGFKFVGSTICYAFMQAAGMVNDHETSCYRHRQITAEDRG, via the coding sequence ATGCCCCAACGTTGCCAATGGGCCGGCGAAGATCCGCTCATGGTCGCTTATCACGATGAAGAATGGGGCGTGCCGCTGCGCGATGATCGGCGGTTGTTTGAACTGTTGATTCTCGAAGGCGCGCAGGCCGGGCTGAGTTGGCGGACGATTTTGCATAAACGCGAGAACTATCGCCGCTTGTTCGACGGATTCGATCCGGTGAAAATCGCCCGTTATCGTGACGCCAAAGTCAAGAAGCTGCTGGCTGATGCGGGGATTGTGCGCAATCGGTTGAAGGTGGCGGCGACGATTCAAAATGCGAAGTCATTGCTCGAATTGCAGAAAAGCGGGACGTCGTTTTCTGAGTTTTTATGGCAATTTGTCGACGACCAACCGATCCACAACCATTGGAAGTCGCTCAGTGATCTTCCGGCAAAAACTGATGTGTCGGATGCGATGAGCAAAGAACTGAAGGTGCGGGGCTTTAAATTCGTCGGTTCAACGATTTGCTATGCTTTTATGCAGGCGGCAGGCATGGTCAACGACCATGAGACCAGCTGCTACCGACACCGCCAAATCACGGCCGAAGATCGGGGATGA
- a CDS encoding secondary thiamine-phosphate synthase enzyme YjbQ, which produces MKSKTEYLTFNIPARMDFLNITPDVEQIVRDSGVQEGLCLVNAMHITASVFINDDEPGLHHDYKKWLEDLAPFDASPQRYHHNRTGEDNADAHMKRQIMGREVVVAITAGKLDFGPWEQIFYGEFDGRRAKRVLVKVIGE; this is translated from the coding sequence ATGAAATCGAAAACCGAATACCTAACCTTCAACATCCCCGCACGGATGGACTTTCTAAATATCACCCCCGACGTCGAGCAGATCGTGCGGGACAGCGGGGTGCAGGAGGGGTTGTGTTTGGTGAATGCCATGCACATCACCGCCAGCGTGTTTATCAACGATGACGAACCGGGCCTGCATCACGACTACAAAAAATGGCTGGAAGACCTCGCCCCCTTCGACGCTTCGCCTCAGCGCTACCACCACAACCGCACCGGCGAAGACAATGCCGATGCACATATGAAGCGGCAGATCATGGGCCGCGAAGTCGTCGTAGCGATCACCGCTGGCAAACTGGACTTTGGGCCGTGGGAGCAGATTTTCTACGGCGAGTTTGATGGGCGGCGGGCGAAGCGGGTGTTGGTGAAGGTGATTGGGGAATAG
- a CDS encoding SMI1/KNR4 family protein: MTEREDVRGQIAKVAEILVRDGVATENTIRGCSATEIEEVQADVGRPLPLAYREFLAKMGRGAGDFYVGTDIFYPTLLGITEAAHELVAEDEAGIVLPKDAIAFMMHQGYQFMFVRTDEGDDPPVYYYMEISGEFVKKADKLTQFLIDVAQDEW, encoded by the coding sequence ATGACAGAGCGAGAGGATGTTCGAGGCCAGATCGCCAAGGTCGCTGAAATCCTTGTGCGTGACGGAGTAGCAACCGAGAACACCATCAGGGGATGTTCAGCCACGGAGATCGAGGAAGTCCAAGCAGACGTTGGACGCCCTCTTCCGCTGGCTTACCGTGAGTTTCTCGCTAAGATGGGCCGCGGAGCGGGTGACTTCTACGTCGGCACTGACATTTTCTATCCGACCTTGCTCGGGATCACTGAAGCCGCCCACGAATTGGTCGCTGAGGATGAAGCTGGCATCGTTCTTCCCAAAGACGCTATCGCCTTCATGATGCATCAAGGATACCAGTTCATGTTTGTCCGGACTGATGAAGGCGACGACCCACCAGTCTACTACTACATGGAAATCAGTGGCGAGTTCGTAAAGAAGGCCGACAAACTGACCCAGTTCCTTATAGACGTAGCTCAAGATGAGTGGTGA
- a CDS encoding response regulator — MSNQRSLLRHLIFSELKRVRIDGRRQSLTTLIVDVLEREGFRLSREPSLEDMKWLLWQVFRIPHWVLSPIMDDPSIDELDPLFADNSYDSEFQSQVAHDDSIAQKPTTARPMEILMVEDSLTFARITMMALRQGKVEHRLTWLTDGQEALEFLHQCGKYRHSPRPDLILLDLGLPKIDGRKVLADIKSDDKLRCIPVVVMTVSTSEEDRLESERLEVEAYLTKPVDLGKFLELVSDLREFWHEDMIVPTIG, encoded by the coding sequence ATGTCTAACCAACGTTCCCTTCTCAGGCATCTTATTTTTTCGGAATTGAAACGAGTCCGGATTGATGGTCGAAGACAAAGTCTCACGACACTCATTGTCGATGTCCTAGAACGCGAGGGATTTCGTTTATCTCGAGAACCATCACTCGAAGATATGAAGTGGCTGCTGTGGCAGGTGTTTCGCATCCCGCATTGGGTTCTCTCCCCGATCATGGATGATCCGTCGATTGACGAGTTGGACCCATTGTTCGCCGACAATTCGTACGACAGTGAATTCCAATCTCAAGTTGCCCATGACGACAGCATCGCGCAGAAGCCGACAACCGCTAGGCCGATGGAAATCTTGATGGTCGAGGATAGTTTGACATTTGCCCGCATCACAATGATGGCCTTACGGCAAGGGAAAGTCGAGCACCGCTTAACATGGCTCACCGACGGTCAAGAAGCACTCGAGTTTTTGCACCAGTGCGGAAAATACCGCCATTCCCCCCGGCCGGATCTGATTCTTCTCGATTTGGGTTTACCAAAAATCGACGGGCGAAAAGTGCTGGCCGACATCAAATCGGATGACAAGCTTCGCTGTATTCCGGTTGTGGTGATGACAGTTTCTACTTCCGAGGAGGACCGACTCGAAAGCGAACGTTTGGAGGTGGAAGCGTATTTGACCAAGCCCGTTGATCTTGGCAAGTTTCTAGAGTTGGTCTCGGATCTGCGCGAATTCTGGCACGAGGACATGATCGTGCCGACTATTGGTTGA
- a CDS encoding carbon-nitrogen hydrolase family protein, giving the protein MRDQVRIAAVAVDTVPGDTTANINRLESWTARAADQGAELVLFQELSLTGFIPNHPTGNHEQWLRTALSAARRSAQPLNGPAVTQLTDIARAKNILIATGMLEDAGNLLYNTHILVGPDGLLGHWRKMHIPMFEMPFYNGGGAPQVVDTPLGRIGANICFDALLPESTRLLAVQNAEIVLFPFAADPPPRTVEGWADWAGTALKARCAENGVFGIACNYVGHVECAGVEQNFPGGGMAIGPRGEVLAGWEAKTDEPGMLIVDLTNDDLRAARAEPEYLFRFRRPELYGTLAYPPAEPGAGG; this is encoded by the coding sequence ATGCGGGACCAAGTACGCATAGCCGCTGTTGCCGTCGATACCGTACCCGGCGACACAACAGCCAACATCAATCGCCTCGAATCCTGGACCGCCCGCGCTGCGGATCAAGGGGCGGAATTGGTGTTGTTCCAAGAATTGTCGCTGACCGGTTTTATTCCCAACCACCCCACGGGCAACCACGAGCAGTGGCTCCGCACAGCCCTGTCCGCCGCCCGCCGCTCCGCACAACCGTTAAATGGTCCCGCCGTTACCCAACTCACCGATATCGCCCGCGCAAAAAATATACTCATCGCGACAGGCATGCTCGAAGATGCGGGAAACCTGCTGTACAACACGCACATTCTCGTCGGCCCCGACGGGTTGTTGGGGCATTGGCGAAAGATGCACATCCCCATGTTCGAGATGCCGTTTTATAACGGCGGCGGCGCGCCGCAGGTCGTCGACACGCCGTTGGGCCGCATCGGCGCCAACATCTGTTTCGACGCCCTGCTCCCCGAATCAACGCGACTGTTGGCAGTGCAGAATGCGGAGATCGTCCTCTTCCCCTTCGCCGCCGACCCACCACCACGCACCGTCGAAGGCTGGGCCGATTGGGCGGGTACCGCGCTCAAAGCCCGCTGCGCAGAAAACGGCGTATTCGGCATCGCCTGCAACTACGTCGGCCATGTGGAGTGCGCCGGTGTGGAGCAAAACTTCCCCGGCGGCGGCATGGCGATCGGTCCGCGTGGTGAAGTACTAGCTGGCTGGGAAGCAAAAACCGACGAACCCGGAATGCTGATTGTGGATCTTACCAATGATGACCTACGTGCAGCACGGGCGGAGCCGGAATATTTGTTTCGCTTTCGGCGTCCGGAGTTGTATGGGACGTTGGCATACCCCCCGGCAGAGCCGGGGGCTGGGGGTTGA
- a CDS encoding PAS domain S-box protein: MSPELSQLFDQYRKLQADVGWSNADEERLGDLREPLTQHIPAIVDRFRNGLGRHLNPDDSARFSLREIDNLAAELRNWLGEFCTGPYDLPYVERRFQFGAQHVAFGLDEFQTTSGLSRVRIALIRVLAECCSEDSARFAATVESLSKILDMDLAIIESAYQVEQANLLRHTEARYQSLVESLPLHFFCKDLRGRVVFGNQRCCDLLGITMDEFIGKTDYDLFPKELADKFTADDANVLRTGEMYEDVEENRGPDGETIYVHVLKAPVWDADGNIVGVQGVFWDVSDKKRAEEAARVSEARFRQLAENIREVFWITSLDGDEMIYVSPAYTEIWGKSTDDLYQNPLQWLHSIVEEDRERVEIAFRSRSTTSVYDEQYRILRPDGEIRWIRDRGFPVHDEGGNVYRIAGVAEDITRRRKIQEELRHSNDRFRRLVESNIIGIVVTDLNKRIEEANDLFLEMVGYTREDLEDGRIRWKHLTPPEYYEADNRALAELKKNEVCVPWEKEYIRKDGSRIPVLVGVTALSEHWQEAISFIVDMTEQKQVEAELQVALRAADAANRAKGNFLANMSHEIRTPMNAIIGMSELVLDTTLTREQREYLSIVLDSSEALLKLINDILDFSKIEAGKLEIEKVEFGLRDCVGGAMKALAVQAHQNGLELVTHILPGVPERIIGDQSRLRQILVNLIGNAIKFTGAGQVVVRVGTESTGNRKVVIHVAVSDTGEGIPVEKQRHIFGAFEQLDSSMARKFGGTGLGLAISARLVELLGGRIWVESEPGEGTTFHFTASFGTLTDPRIAVDTGSADLQGLRMLVVDDNKANLNSIRDTLESWGIQPDLAANGEEAIPLLDHAMQLQQPHNLYLVDAHMPGLDGFNLCETIMSQFGRSKPPLIMMLSPGDRSADVARCEQVGATAYLMKPLNQSELLDTILAVMDGTGVDIVVGDLGDHEPTPIRRLNVLLVEDSPYNQKLALGLLQKQEHNVIVANNGKEAVEVSKIRDFDLILMDVQMPEMDGLEATRAIRKREEGTGQHVPIIAMTAQAMKGDKEHCLEAGMDAYLAKPVRGRELFAAMESLVGQSSQSAAEPEQTAKTVPQSNGSPDWSVALENVDQDRDLLQIVASAFVEECPQLEALVDSSIASGDSRELSRAAHTIKGGMRMFGAVAPMEVAATMEATAGEGNLIKAAEIYEGLKPMIANVLKELKAFIVNPDSLGDP; encoded by the coding sequence ATGTCGCCCGAACTTTCGCAACTCTTCGATCAATATCGAAAGTTACAGGCCGATGTAGGTTGGAGCAACGCCGACGAAGAGCGGCTCGGAGACCTGCGCGAGCCGCTAACGCAACACATCCCGGCGATCGTCGACCGGTTCCGCAACGGGTTGGGGCGGCATTTGAATCCGGACGACTCGGCGCGATTTTCATTGCGCGAGATCGACAATCTAGCAGCCGAGTTGAGAAATTGGTTGGGCGAATTTTGCACCGGACCTTATGACCTCCCCTATGTTGAGCGAAGGTTTCAGTTCGGCGCGCAGCATGTGGCGTTCGGCTTGGATGAATTTCAGACCACGAGCGGATTGTCGCGGGTCCGCATCGCCTTGATTCGCGTGTTGGCGGAATGTTGTAGTGAAGACTCCGCACGCTTTGCGGCAACGGTCGAGTCGCTGAGCAAAATTCTGGACATGGATTTGGCAATCATCGAGTCCGCCTATCAGGTCGAACAAGCGAACCTTTTGCGGCATACCGAGGCCCGCTATCAGTCGTTGGTGGAAAGTTTGCCGTTGCATTTTTTCTGCAAGGATCTTCGAGGACGTGTCGTATTTGGTAACCAGCGCTGTTGTGACCTGCTGGGCATCACGATGGACGAGTTCATCGGCAAAACCGACTACGATCTGTTTCCCAAAGAGTTGGCGGACAAATTCACCGCCGACGATGCCAATGTGTTAAGAACCGGCGAGATGTACGAGGACGTGGAAGAAAACCGCGGTCCCGATGGCGAGACGATTTATGTGCACGTTCTCAAAGCCCCGGTCTGGGATGCGGACGGGAATATCGTCGGCGTGCAAGGCGTTTTCTGGGATGTCTCAGACAAAAAACGCGCCGAAGAAGCAGCCCGTGTCAGCGAAGCCCGGTTTCGCCAATTAGCGGAGAATATCCGCGAGGTCTTTTGGATTACGTCGCTCGACGGCGATGAAATGATCTATGTCAGCCCGGCCTATACGGAGATTTGGGGGAAATCGACCGACGATCTCTACCAAAATCCATTGCAATGGTTGCATTCGATTGTTGAGGAGGATCGTGAACGCGTGGAGATCGCGTTCAGAAGTCGGTCGACGACCAGCGTCTACGACGAACAATATCGCATCCTGCGGCCTGACGGTGAAATCCGTTGGATTCGGGATCGCGGATTTCCCGTCCACGATGAAGGGGGAAACGTCTATCGCATCGCCGGCGTGGCAGAGGATATCACCCGCCGTCGAAAGATTCAGGAAGAACTGCGGCACAGTAACGACCGCTTTCGCCGCTTGGTGGAATCAAACATCATTGGCATCGTTGTGACCGATTTGAACAAACGGATTGAAGAGGCCAACGATCTGTTTTTGGAGATGGTCGGATATACACGCGAGGATTTGGAAGATGGTCGGATTCGCTGGAAGCATTTGACGCCCCCGGAGTATTATGAAGCCGACAATCGCGCATTGGCGGAATTAAAGAAGAATGAGGTCTGCGTTCCCTGGGAAAAGGAATACATTCGCAAAGACGGCAGTCGCATTCCGGTACTTGTCGGCGTGACGGCACTTTCGGAGCATTGGCAAGAAGCGATAAGTTTTATCGTCGACATGACCGAGCAAAAGCAGGTCGAGGCCGAACTCCAAGTCGCGCTCCGTGCAGCGGATGCAGCCAATCGGGCCAAAGGAAATTTTCTGGCCAATATGAGCCACGAAATCCGCACCCCGATGAATGCGATTATCGGCATGTCGGAATTGGTACTCGATACGACGCTCACCCGCGAACAACGGGAATACCTGTCGATCGTCTTGGATTCGTCCGAAGCGTTGTTGAAACTCATCAACGACATCTTGGACTTTTCCAAAATCGAGGCGGGAAAACTCGAAATCGAAAAGGTGGAATTCGGTCTGCGGGATTGCGTCGGTGGGGCAATGAAGGCGCTGGCCGTTCAGGCTCACCAAAACGGGTTGGAGTTGGTCACTCATATCCTCCCCGGCGTCCCGGAACGCATCATCGGCGACCAATCCCGTTTGCGGCAGATCTTGGTCAATCTGATCGGCAACGCCATCAAATTCACCGGTGCGGGCCAAGTCGTGGTTCGAGTGGGGACCGAATCGACTGGCAATCGAAAAGTTGTCATCCATGTTGCCGTCAGTGACACGGGAGAAGGCATCCCCGTTGAAAAACAAAGGCACATCTTTGGGGCCTTTGAACAGTTGGATAGTTCCATGGCGCGCAAGTTCGGTGGCACGGGACTGGGGTTGGCGATTTCCGCCCGACTGGTGGAACTCCTGGGAGGGCGAATCTGGGTCGAAAGCGAACCAGGAGAGGGAACCACGTTTCATTTCACCGCAAGTTTCGGCACGCTCACCGATCCGCGCATTGCGGTTGACACAGGGAGTGCGGATTTGCAGGGGTTGCGCATGCTGGTCGTCGACGACAACAAAGCCAATCTCAATTCGATACGCGACACCCTCGAAAGCTGGGGGATTCAACCGGATCTTGCGGCGAATGGCGAAGAGGCAATTCCGTTGCTGGACCATGCCATGCAGTTGCAGCAACCGCACAACTTGTATTTAGTTGATGCCCATATGCCTGGTCTGGATGGTTTCAATTTGTGCGAAACCATCATGAGCCAATTCGGCCGAAGCAAACCGCCCCTGATTATGATGCTCAGCCCTGGGGACCGTTCTGCCGATGTCGCACGTTGCGAGCAAGTTGGCGCAACAGCCTATTTGATGAAGCCGCTCAATCAATCGGAGTTGTTGGATACAATTTTAGCAGTCATGGATGGAACAGGCGTCGACATCGTCGTGGGGGACTTGGGGGATCACGAACCAACCCCCATCCGTCGTTTGAATGTGTTATTGGTCGAGGACAGTCCGTATAACCAAAAACTGGCGTTGGGGTTATTGCAGAAACAAGAACACAATGTCATCGTGGCAAACAACGGCAAAGAGGCGGTCGAAGTCTCAAAAATCCGCGACTTTGATTTGATCCTCATGGATGTGCAAATGCCGGAGATGGACGGGTTGGAGGCGACGCGTGCCATTCGCAAACGCGAAGAGGGCACCGGGCAGCATGTCCCCATTATCGCCATGACCGCGCAGGCCATGAAAGGGGACAAGGAACATTGTCTGGAGGCGGGTATGGATGCCTATCTTGCAAAACCGGTCCGCGGCCGTGAGTTATTCGCCGCCATGGAATCCTTAGTCGGCCAAAGCTCGCAATCCGCTGCTGAGCCTGAACAGACAGCCAAAACCGTCCCGCAGTCGAACGGTTCGCCCGATTGGTCGGTGGCGCTGGAAAACGTGGATCAGGATCGAGACCTATTGCAAATTGTGGCTTCCGCATTTGTTGAGGAATGCCCGCAATTGGAAGCACTTGTCGATTCATCGATCGCTTCGGGTGATAGCCGCGAACTCAGCCGCGCCGCGCATACCATCAAAGGCGGCATGCGAATGTTTGGCGCTGTTGCCCCGATGGAAGTCGCCGCCACGATGGAAGCCACAGCCGGGGAGGGAAACCTTATCAAAGCAGCGGAAATTTATGAGGGGTTGAAGCCGATGATCGCCAACGTCCTAAAAGAACTGAAAGCTTTTATTGTCAATCCGGATTCTCTGGGCGATCCTTAA
- a CDS encoding DUF4274 domain-containing protein yields MRDPERIDRVLNSIREAWIETPDWRLGQLLVNAIKPSEPCPEIFYIEDSKLERLVTRLNITTGNQMQTPSQKHEWVRQYIWDDGLGPIWPIVDNEKTEFATALMIYWRMEGPWFKGSLSDDAKRLHDTVAERLLGGFYSNRNLQYFPIEDNQLSKTQVYKLRKSGLPSELFEPDYPVSGE; encoded by the coding sequence ATGCGTGATCCTGAGAGAATCGACCGTGTACTGAACTCAATCCGAGAGGCATGGATAGAAACTCCAGACTGGCGATTGGGGCAGTTGTTGGTCAATGCCATTAAACCGAGCGAACCGTGCCCGGAGATCTTTTACATTGAAGACTCAAAACTGGAAAGGCTCGTGACCCGCCTCAACATAACCACAGGAAACCAGATGCAGACGCCCTCCCAGAAGCACGAGTGGGTGCGCCAATACATTTGGGATGATGGATTGGGTCCGATCTGGCCCATTGTGGACAACGAGAAGACCGAATTTGCGACAGCATTGATGATTTACTGGCGGATGGAAGGCCCTTGGTTCAAGGGAAGTCTTTCAGACGATGCCAAGCGACTCCATGACACGGTTGCAGAGCGATTGCTCGGTGGTTTTTACTCAAACCGAAATTTGCAATATTTTCCAATTGAGGATAATCAATTATCAAAAACTCAAGTATACAAGCTCCGAAAAAGCGGGCTCCCAAGTGAGCTTTTCGAACCCGATTATCCTGTTTCAGGTGAGTAG
- a CDS encoding REP-associated tyrosine transposase, producing the protein MSNPRKVYDQELYAHFVTFSCYKRRQLLTLETPKRIVLGTLNNSLHVQQAKCIGFVIMPNHVHAIVWFPEPGQLSSFMQTWKRRSSEQISKWYQQEKIEYFKTIDGDPVWQPKYHSFEIYSDSKLEEKLNYMHENPVRAGLVGRAIDWRWSSARHYIEGRSVGVSIEWVF; encoded by the coding sequence ATGTCCAACCCCAGAAAAGTCTACGACCAAGAACTTTACGCACATTTCGTCACGTTCTCCTGCTACAAACGGCGTCAACTCCTAACACTCGAAACCCCCAAACGGATCGTGCTGGGCACATTAAACAATTCCCTACACGTCCAACAAGCAAAATGCATCGGCTTTGTCATCATGCCCAATCACGTGCATGCAATTGTCTGGTTCCCGGAGCCGGGACAACTCAGTAGTTTCATGCAAACGTGGAAACGACGATCAAGTGAACAGATTTCGAAATGGTACCAGCAAGAGAAAATTGAGTATTTCAAGACCATAGATGGCGATCCCGTATGGCAACCGAAATATCATTCGTTTGAAATCTACTCGGATTCAAAATTGGAAGAGAAGTTGAACTACATGCACGAGAATCCGGTGCGGGCCGGTTTGGTCGGGCGCGCCATCGACTGGCGTTGGAGTTCGGCACGGCATTATATTGAGGGGAGATCGGTGGGTGTGTCGATTGAGTGGGTGTTTTGA
- a CDS encoding VOC family protein — protein sequence MTSPTFKLLVIKTHRKQELRRFYETLGCTFVEEQHGRGPLHLAAEIGEAIFEIYPLPDETSPVDTTTRLGFDVTDLDGVVDKLKTGQSEIVTAVKETAWGKRAVVRDPDGRSVELYQQ from the coding sequence ATGACGTCACCGACTTTCAAACTTCTGGTTATCAAAACCCATCGCAAGCAAGAACTGCGACGGTTTTACGAGACGCTCGGCTGTACGTTCGTCGAGGAACAACACGGTCGGGGTCCCTTGCACTTGGCGGCGGAAATCGGCGAGGCTATTTTTGAAATTTATCCGCTGCCCGATGAAACATCACCGGTGGACACGACAACCCGACTGGGGTTTGATGTTACTGATCTCGACGGAGTTGTCGATAAATTAAAGACTGGGCAGTCAGAAATCGTCACAGCGGTCAAGGAAACAGCGTGGGGAAAACGAGCGGTTGTGCGTGACCCGGATGGACGGTCAGTGGAGTTGTATCAACAGTAA
- a CDS encoding HEAT repeat domain-containing protein, which produces MKNQFPGFKRCMAMMRSRDPHEQEDGFHWLLPRAGDHVDELIDTFILEDDHGLRCWLLELLGEAKSAKCFDLFAAHLSSSDQSLRSWAVRGLEMLNTKPARTLLWKAKLPD; this is translated from the coding sequence ATGAAAAATCAATTTCCCGGTTTCAAACGCTGCATGGCGATGATGCGAAGTCGCGATCCGCACGAGCAAGAGGATGGCTTTCATTGGTTGCTGCCGCGAGCTGGGGATCATGTCGATGAATTGATTGATACCTTCATTCTCGAAGACGACCACGGACTGCGTTGCTGGCTACTGGAATTGCTGGGCGAAGCAAAATCGGCCAAGTGCTTTGATCTCTTTGCCGCACATCTCAGCAGCAGCGATCAAAGCCTGCGGTCTTGGGCGGTGCGAGGTCTTGAAATGTTGAACACGAAACCAGCAAGAACCTTGTTGTGGAAGGCAAAACTGCCTGATTGA
- a CDS encoding VOC family protein — protein sequence MLAFWSGTRELRLLVPAGTPIASQSLPPVKETEWGKRAVVRDPDGRAVQLYQK from the coding sequence ATGCTAGCTTTTTGGTCGGGAACGCGTGAATTGCGGCTTCTTGTGCCTGCAGGCACACCGATTGCTTCGCAATCGCTGCCACCAGTCAAGGAAACAGAATGGGGCAAACGGGCGGTCGTGCGGGATCCGGATGGTCGGGCGGTGCAGTTGTATCAGAAATGA
- a CDS encoding RNA polymerase sigma factor, translated as MTENSTDLVDRWRGGDQDAATQLHQRYGERLVMLARKRLSNKFQGRLDPEDVVQSVFRTMFRRTQAGSFEFQKDDDFWKLMVTITLNKVRNKVRGKKRDPDRERNQFDDTLAAVMCRDPGTLDLVAFTDFLGEIQKRLSPIEQQLLTLRLEGYTQEEIAEQNEVDVRTVRRRLTSIREKVSSMAAESGDIDIV; from the coding sequence ATGACGGAAAACAGTACGGACTTGGTCGATCGCTGGCGCGGTGGCGATCAGGATGCAGCGACGCAATTGCATCAACGCTACGGCGAGCGGCTGGTAATGTTGGCTCGAAAACGGCTTTCCAACAAATTCCAGGGGCGACTCGATCCGGAGGACGTTGTGCAGTCGGTGTTCCGCACAATGTTTCGCCGCACACAGGCGGGCAGTTTCGAATTTCAGAAAGATGACGACTTCTGGAAATTGATGGTCACCATCACGCTCAACAAGGTCCGCAACAAAGTCCGCGGAAAAAAACGGGACCCCGACCGCGAACGGAACCAGTTCGACGACACACTAGCCGCCGTCATGTGCCGTGATCCGGGGACGCTGGACCTCGTGGCATTCACCGATTTTTTGGGTGAAATCCAAAAACGACTTTCACCGATCGAACAGCAATTGCTGACATTGCGATTGGAAGGCTACACACAAGAAGAGATCGCCGAGCAGAACGAAGTCGACGTGCGGACGGTCCGTCGAAGATTGACCAGCATTCGCGAAAAAGTTTCTTCCATGGCGGCCGAATCGGGTGATATTGATATCGTGTAA